A window from Nitrosopumilus adriaticus encodes these proteins:
- a CDS encoding aldo/keto reductase codes for MISGFATKEGTKKFAQNSSINQANFKNFENLTLSNVGIGTYLGDPDSKTDDLVTNAVKQSILSGVNVVDTAINYRAQKAERSVGKAVSELIKDEKISRDQLFLSTKNGYVTNDADVQLGFWEYVKEEYSQKGVIKEGDVTSGYHCMTLPYLSDQLDRSLKNLNMECVDLMYLHNAVEGQIKDVSKEQFLENLKSVFELYEQKRDEGKIKFYGMATWECFRVGKDNPQYLSLEDTVNLAKKIGGENHGFRFIQLPFNMHYDQALLGKTQMINDKQVSILEASSSLGIGVFTSVPFMQGRLLAPGVMPEFNELKPSLRALQFIRSSPGVLAPLVGQKSSQHVSENLEIMKIPPISEDEFLALVKKLTS; via the coding sequence ATGATTTCGGGATTTGCAACTAAGGAGGGAACCAAAAAATTTGCCCAAAACTCGAGTATAAATCAAGCAAATTTCAAGAATTTTGAAAATCTTACTCTCTCAAATGTTGGAATTGGAACGTATCTGGGAGATCCTGATTCAAAAACTGATGATTTAGTTACAAATGCCGTAAAACAATCCATCTTATCTGGTGTTAATGTTGTAGATACTGCAATTAATTATCGTGCCCAAAAAGCAGAACGTTCTGTTGGAAAAGCAGTGTCTGAATTAATTAAAGATGAAAAAATCTCTAGGGACCAATTGTTTCTAAGTACTAAAAATGGCTATGTTACAAATGATGCCGATGTTCAATTAGGCTTTTGGGAATATGTCAAAGAAGAGTATTCTCAAAAAGGAGTGATCAAAGAAGGTGACGTCACATCTGGGTATCACTGCATGACACTTCCCTACCTTTCTGATCAACTAGACCGTAGTCTAAAAAATCTAAACATGGAATGTGTTGATTTAATGTACCTGCATAATGCAGTAGAGGGGCAAATAAAGGATGTCTCAAAAGAGCAATTTTTAGAAAATTTAAAATCTGTTTTTGAATTGTATGAGCAAAAACGCGATGAGGGGAAAATTAAATTCTATGGTATGGCAACATGGGAATGCTTTAGAGTTGGAAAAGATAATCCTCAATACCTTTCTCTTGAGGATACTGTAAATTTAGCTAAAAAAATTGGTGGCGAAAATCACGGTTTTCGTTTTATTCAATTGCCCTTTAACATGCATTATGATCAAGCACTTCTTGGAAAAACCCAAATGATTAATGACAAACAAGTTTCAATTTTGGAGGCATCCTCATCATTGGGAATTGGCGTGTTTACTAGTGTCCCATTTATGCAAGGACGATTACTTGCTCCAGGTGTAATGCCTGAATTCAACGAACTCAAACCATCTTTGCGTGCATTACAATTTATTCGCTCATCTCCTGGAGTCTTGGCTCCTTTAGTAGGGCAGAAATCATCTCAACATGTGTCTGAAAATCTAGAAATTATGAAAATTCCTCCCATTTCTGAGGATGAATTCCTAGCCTTGGTCAAAAAACTAACTTCTTGA
- a CDS encoding DUF6659 family protein: MSAKIYDYTKICESVLLIDPKIRFAGVINERGRLVAGGMRENVEPLESEKDDEMIFMELALRVKMRKEFDKQLGLVNFAMASRERALAISVLINDDILYVVSEPDSDYGILPKKILEIVHS, translated from the coding sequence ATGTCTGCAAAGATTTATGATTATACGAAAATATGTGAATCTGTATTGTTGATTGATCCTAAAATTCGATTTGCAGGTGTCATTAATGAAAGAGGCAGATTGGTTGCTGGTGGAATGCGAGAGAACGTCGAACCATTAGAAAGTGAAAAAGACGATGAAATGATTTTCATGGAATTGGCTTTACGTGTAAAAATGAGAAAAGAATTTGATAAACAATTGGGACTCGTAAATTTTGCTATGGCTTCACGAGAACGTGCCTTAGCTATTAGTGTGCTGATTAATGATGATATTCTGTATGTAGTCTCAGAACCTGATTCTGATTATGGCATATTGCCTAAGAAAATTCTTGAGATAGTTCATTCATAG